The Victivallaceae bacterium genome contains a region encoding:
- the yidC gene encoding membrane protein insertase YidC → MNKRLLLFIALISVSFFGFQVFLGYKDLAFYKNLAKSQKIISDDIASSILGLSLIDCEERFFDKGIAKHQGVQFSNDSLFLLSKHKKLETVIYGEEGQKWYFKDTYVLPNGLNVSLYKNSDSTVSEQGSKVFLPSGPGSLPILAVEFRNKKEPFLFKGEYVGGHIVNRDFEVLGTCLVFWQSGREYVPFGVYEPTEKRMFSVDLPINRAVTVSGEFTDSQEEANAYYVLQNNYLQLVFSETTGSLEGVNLPFFNEENQNSVVNEINFDRQIEESSPRNASFPGFPFYFSGSRNINRNQQIGGYYPLLRRGVLSAPDQGIPNRYQALHIVGSRLSENPFSDFRVSEFSDKHVVFQSLDKKVSKRFVLPQDEASAPYCFDLYIELSGTTGASDLWITSGIPEVELLSNAFVPTIKTYSLTNKSKGILSKEKLPKIKHPVLSGSSHPFWVANSNGYFSVILTDLTENAFDSYKIVMIPGETVPTRLSLIDPRNDPYPASKYPGYEVVLPLTFDKKNTQKLRIYAGPLEEAVLNTVDATFTNTNTTTGLNPNYVSCLTFRGIFAFVSEPFARLLFLVMKFFYFMTHSWGIAIILLTVFLKLVLYPLNAWSIKSMRRMQILSPYIQEIQKKYKKEPKRAQAEIMELYKTNKVNPLTGCFPVLIQIPFLIAMFDLLKSSFLLRGAAFIPGWIDNLAAPDVLVSWKTPIFFIGNQLHLLPILLGVVMFMQQKISAGKRAETNPTEQQRQQQVMGTMMTVLFTVMFYKFPSGLNLYWLSSMLLGVLQQWLTNKILDKKHLKNEIILGKISKK, encoded by the coding sequence ATGAATAAACGTCTCTTATTGTTTATTGCCTTAATAAGTGTTTCTTTTTTTGGTTTTCAAGTATTTCTAGGTTATAAAGATCTGGCATTTTATAAGAATCTTGCCAAAAGTCAAAAAATAATTTCCGATGATATAGCCTCGTCAATTTTAGGTTTGTCTCTCATTGACTGTGAAGAACGATTTTTCGATAAGGGTATTGCCAAACATCAAGGGGTTCAATTTTCAAATGACTCCTTATTTTTATTGTCCAAACACAAAAAATTAGAAACGGTTATTTATGGTGAGGAAGGACAAAAATGGTATTTTAAAGATACTTATGTTCTTCCTAATGGACTGAATGTTTCTTTATACAAAAATTCTGATTCTACTGTTTCCGAACAAGGAAGCAAAGTTTTCCTTCCGTCCGGGCCGGGATCTTTACCTATTTTAGCTGTTGAGTTCAGAAACAAAAAGGAACCTTTTCTGTTCAAAGGAGAGTATGTTGGAGGACACATTGTTAACCGAGATTTTGAAGTTCTGGGCACTTGTTTGGTTTTCTGGCAATCCGGAAGAGAATATGTTCCTTTCGGAGTTTATGAGCCTACCGAAAAAAGAATGTTCTCGGTTGATTTACCTATCAATCGTGCCGTAACGGTTAGTGGTGAGTTTACGGATTCTCAAGAAGAAGCAAACGCGTATTACGTCTTGCAAAATAACTATCTACAGCTTGTTTTTTCCGAAACAACAGGGTCGCTGGAAGGTGTTAATTTACCCTTTTTTAATGAGGAAAATCAGAATAGCGTTGTCAATGAAATCAATTTTGATAGACAGATTGAAGAATCTTCTCCGAGAAATGCATCTTTTCCGGGCTTTCCTTTTTATTTTTCGGGAAGTCGTAATATTAACCGGAATCAACAAATTGGTGGATACTATCCTTTATTACGTAGAGGAGTTTTATCAGCCCCGGATCAAGGAATTCCTAATCGATATCAGGCCTTGCATATAGTTGGATCCAGATTATCCGAAAACCCGTTCAGTGATTTTAGAGTATCGGAATTTTCCGATAAACATGTTGTTTTTCAAAGTTTAGACAAAAAAGTTTCGAAAAGATTCGTTTTGCCTCAAGATGAAGCTTCTGCTCCTTATTGTTTTGATCTTTATATTGAGTTGTCCGGAACAACAGGAGCTTCCGATCTTTGGATTACTTCAGGTATTCCTGAAGTTGAGTTATTGTCCAATGCTTTTGTGCCAACGATTAAAACATACTCTTTAACAAATAAATCAAAGGGTATTCTTTCTAAAGAGAAGCTTCCGAAAATAAAGCATCCCGTATTATCGGGATCCAGCCATCCTTTTTGGGTTGCTAATTCGAACGGTTATTTCAGTGTTATACTCACGGATTTAACTGAGAATGCTTTTGATAGTTACAAAATCGTAATGATTCCGGGAGAAACCGTTCCGACACGACTTTCTCTTATAGATCCAAGGAATGACCCTTATCCTGCATCCAAATATCCGGGTTATGAGGTAGTTTTACCGCTAACTTTTGATAAGAAGAATACTCAAAAGTTACGAATTTACGCTGGTCCTTTAGAGGAAGCGGTTTTAAATACTGTGGATGCAACTTTTACGAATACTAATACTACAACGGGACTTAACCCTAATTACGTTTCTTGCCTAACCTTCAGAGGTATTTTTGCATTTGTATCGGAGCCTTTTGCAAGACTTTTGTTTTTGGTTATGAAATTCTTTTATTTTATGACTCACTCCTGGGGCATAGCTATTATTCTTCTTACCGTGTTTTTGAAATTAGTACTCTATCCGCTTAACGCATGGTCGATTAAATCTATGAGGAGAATGCAAATACTATCTCCGTATATCCAAGAAATCCAAAAAAAATATAAGAAAGAACCTAAAAGAGCTCAAGCCGAGATAATGGAATTGTACAAAACGAATAAAGTTAACCCTTTAACCGGTTGCTTTCCCGTTCTTATACAGATTCCGTTTCTTATAGCTATGTTTGATTTATTGAAGTCATCATTTTTGCTTAGAGGGGCTGCTTTTATTCCTGGATGGATTGATAATTTGGCAGCTCCGGATGTTCTTGTTTCTTGGAAGACTCCAATTTTCTTCATAGGTAATCAACTGCATCTTCTTCCTATTCTTTTAGGTGTCGTCATGTTTATGCAACAAAAAATTTCAGCCGGAAAACGAGCTGAAACCAATCCGACAGAACAACAGCGTCAGCAGCAGGTTATGGGAACGATGATGACTGTGTTGTTCACCGTTATGTTTTATAAATTTCCTTCGGGATTGAATTTATACTGGTTGTCTTCAATGTTACTTGGCGTTTTGCAACAATGGTTAACAAACAAAATTTTAGATAAAAAACACCTTAAGAATGAAATCATATTAGGGAAAATTTCGAAAAAGTAG
- the lgt gene encoding prolipoprotein diacylglyceryl transferase, whose translation MDFFFFIYYYLIDKLSSLGVVVFYWNFSRSLIEFDVFGTHVNMSWYGLFFSLGFFSSAFSVMFLLKNRLLSHIDSNFELNCSIIDRFLEKFLFFLVIAVVLGARLGYVLFYGLPYYLKNFSSVFKIWEGGLSSHGGILGFFFFVAMLVRTQKDKIRGLGFFLITDIASATFGFTAFMIRLGNLFNREILGKPTDMPWGIVFLDSFDGSSSLPLHPVQLYEGLSYLITSIAFLIFLLLNPKRVGNGCLTGMACMAVSAIRFGLEFFKSHQGIMLSSSSPISMGQLLSLPLFLFGAFIFARSFFIERRSAGDKV comes from the coding sequence ATGGATTTTTTCTTTTTTATCTATTATTATTTGATTGATAAATTATCTTCTTTAGGGGTCGTTGTGTTTTATTGGAATTTTTCCAGGTCTTTAATTGAATTTGATGTTTTCGGAACTCATGTTAATATGAGTTGGTACGGATTGTTTTTCTCTCTAGGTTTTTTTAGCAGTGCTTTTTCCGTTATGTTTTTGCTTAAAAACCGATTGTTGAGTCACATTGATTCAAATTTTGAGTTGAATTGCTCGATTATAGACCGATTTTTGGAAAAATTTTTATTTTTCCTGGTTATTGCTGTTGTTTTAGGAGCGAGATTAGGCTACGTTTTATTTTACGGTCTTCCTTATTACTTAAAAAATTTTTCATCCGTTTTTAAAATTTGGGAGGGAGGCTTGTCCAGTCATGGGGGAATTTTAGGCTTTTTTTTCTTTGTAGCTATGCTTGTACGAACACAGAAGGATAAGATTCGCGGCTTAGGTTTTTTTCTTATTACGGACATTGCCTCAGCCACTTTCGGATTTACCGCTTTTATGATTCGATTGGGTAATTTGTTTAATCGCGAAATACTCGGAAAACCTACTGATATGCCATGGGGAATCGTATTTTTGGATTCATTCGACGGTTCTTCCAGCCTTCCACTGCATCCCGTACAACTTTATGAGGGATTAAGTTATTTAATCACATCTATTGCTTTTTTGATTTTTTTATTATTAAATCCTAAGCGGGTTGGGAACGGTTGTCTCACCGGTATGGCATGTATGGCAGTTTCCGCAATCCGATTCGGTTTAGAGTTTTTTAAAAGCCATCAAGGCATAATGCTAAGTAGTTCCAGTCCTATATCTATGGGGCAATTGTTATCACTGCCTTTGTTTTTATTCGGGGCATTCATTTTTGCTCGGAGCTTTTTTATTGAGAGAAGATCGGCTGGAGATAAGGTTTGA
- the acpS gene encoding holo-ACP synthase: MNNRKFDSVMGIGTDIIEIKRIKNAFEKHGQRFLERIFTHDEQNYCFSFKNPFPYLAARFAAKEAVTKSIGTGINKIISWKDIEITKDISGKPIVKPSSGVIKHYGTIRFLLSISHCDTHATATAIFMSAIF; the protein is encoded by the coding sequence ATGAACAATCGAAAATTTGATTCCGTTATGGGCATAGGGACTGACATCATAGAAATTAAAAGAATCAAAAATGCCTTTGAAAAGCACGGTCAACGATTTTTGGAAAGAATTTTTACACATGATGAACAAAACTACTGTTTCTCTTTTAAAAACCCTTTCCCTTATCTTGCTGCAAGATTCGCAGCAAAAGAAGCCGTCACTAAATCTATAGGCACTGGAATAAATAAAATTATTTCTTGGAAAGATATTGAAATTACCAAAGACATCAGCGGGAAGCCCATCGTCAAACCATCCTCTGGAGTCATAAAACATTACGGAACCATAAGATTTCTTCTATCAATAAGCCACTGCGATACTCATGCCACTGCCACGGCAATTTTCATGTCCGCTATTTTTTAA
- the trxB gene encoding thioredoxin-disulfide reductase: MHAQVIVIGSGPAACTAGIYSGRAGLKVLLLEGFLSGTPGGQLMTTTEIENFPGFLSIQGPDLMHSMRAQVMKSGVEILTQDVTGVDLSLKPFLVFSGSVEYTADVIIIATGASAKKLPIPGAGEGEFWQKGVTACAVCDGAAPIFRNKNLFVIGGGDAAVEEALFLTRYASKVYLVHRRDVLRASKAMSDKIKTHDKVEILWNSEIIRISGKKFVENVVLKNNLTGKEISMEAGGVFFAVGHTPNVDFLKGQLRLDESGYILTEKGSTHTSVKGVFAAGDVQDKIYRQAIVAAGSGCMAALDAEKMFY; this comes from the coding sequence ATGCATGCCCAAGTGATAGTTATAGGTTCCGGTCCTGCGGCTTGTACTGCCGGTATTTACTCAGGAAGGGCAGGGTTGAAAGTTTTGCTTTTAGAGGGATTTTTATCGGGGACTCCGGGAGGGCAATTGATGACGACTACCGAAATAGAAAATTTTCCAGGATTTTTAAGTATACAAGGACCCGATTTGATGCACTCCATGAGAGCACAGGTGATGAAATCGGGAGTTGAAATTCTAACTCAAGACGTAACTGGAGTGGATTTATCACTAAAACCTTTTTTGGTGTTTTCGGGTTCGGTGGAATATACTGCTGATGTTATTATAATAGCGACGGGAGCCAGTGCTAAAAAATTGCCTATCCCAGGAGCTGGTGAAGGCGAATTTTGGCAAAAAGGGGTTACGGCTTGTGCCGTTTGTGACGGAGCAGCCCCTATTTTTCGTAATAAAAATTTGTTTGTTATAGGCGGAGGGGATGCCGCCGTTGAAGAGGCTTTATTCTTAACGCGTTATGCTTCTAAGGTTTATCTTGTTCATAGAAGAGATGTTTTAAGAGCTTCCAAAGCGATGAGTGATAAAATTAAAACACATGATAAAGTTGAAATTCTCTGGAATAGTGAAATCATTCGAATTTCTGGTAAGAAATTTGTTGAAAACGTCGTATTAAAAAATAATTTAACTGGTAAAGAAATTTCAATGGAAGCAGGAGGAGTTTTTTTTGCGGTAGGCCATACTCCAAACGTCGATTTCCTTAAAGGACAACTTCGTTTGGATGAAAGCGGATATATTTTAACAGAGAAAGGTTCTACTCATACTTCTGTGAAAGGAGTATTTGCTGCAGGGGATGTTCAAGACAAGATATACCGACAAGCCATTGTGGCTGCCGGATCCGGTTGCATGGCCGCTTTAGATGCTGAAAAAATGTTTTATTAA